accaaaaataaacattttaaatactttatcatctcttattttttactttactttttattataaatccTCGGGAACCCAAATGCAGCTTATATTACAAACCATTTTTTATCATCTTGTCAATATTTTTGCTTCAATTTTGTAAACTGGGGTCATCTTATGGCAATCATGATATGTCCTGTTgcattgcaacttgcaagtatcATGCTAAAACACAATCTTCTTTCTAAACAGATTCCGGTTTGGTTGTTACGCGGTTTGCACTTGCTCATTGTCGAAAGACAAACGTCATTAGCGACATTGTAGGGTCCAACGTATACCTCGGTAGGATTCATCATTAGTTTTACCGATTCTAACAAAATCGTCCAACATGCAACAGAActtgcttcttctccttctcacTACAAACAAAACACCTTTCTTCTGTTTCTCCAACTGCTGGCATGCATTGCACCCTCTCCAAAACAAGACAAATATAACGTCCTTCAGTTTCTTCCTCGTATTCATCATTCATTATCTCCACCCTCATTGTGGAGCCTCAACCATGGAAGTAGAAAACAAAGTCATCATAGTGAAGCTTTCTAATTTTGTGTCATCCCTTTCATTAATTCTTCACCTTTTCCTTTTCACCCTCGCTAAATGTGACTCTTCTTTCTCACCAAATGTTAACTATCTCATTGATTGTGGCTCCTCCCACCCCACTCAGCTCAAAGATGGTAGAATCTTCAAATCTGATCGTGAAACTACTTCTCTCCTATCCACAACTGAAGATTTGCACATATCAGTTAACTCAAATCTCTCCCCTTCTATTCCTTCTTTATCACTTCCTTTGTATCAAACCGCAAGAGTTTTTCAAGAAGAATCCACCTACTCCTTTTACATCTCCAAAAGTGGTAGACTTTGGATTCGTCTCTACTTCTTCCCTCTCCCTGACCCTTCCTTTAACCTAACAAGTGCTGTTTTCTCTGTCCAAACCAATCATCATGTGCTCTTGCATGAGTTCTCAGCATGGAACAATGACTCACCCGTTTTCAAGGAATACCTTGTTAATGTTTCTGATAGTATTTTCTCGCTTGAATTCAAGCCTAAGAAAAACTCATTTGCGTTCATCAATGCCATTGAGGTTGTCTCAGCCCCTGACACTCTTATCTCAGATTCAGCAACTGCACTTTCCCCACTTGGAGAATTCAAAGGCTTGTTGAATTCTGCTCTTGAAGTATCCTAcagaataaacgttggtggtccAGTCATAACTCCTGACAATGACACTTTGTCTAGAACATGGGAAACTGATGGATCTTACAACATTTTCCCACAGGGTTCTGTGAATGTTTCTGTCTCCAACAAAAGCATAAAGTATCCTCGTACGGGTATACTTACACCTTTGATTGCTCCAAACTCAGTTTATGCAAGTGCTGTACACATGAAAGACGCTAGAGTTATGGAACCAAATTTCAATCTAAGTTGGGTTGTGAACGTGGAAAGTGGCTACTCTTATTTGATAAGAATTCATTTCTGTGACATTGTGAGCAAGAGTCTTAACCGGTTATACTTCAATGTGTACATCAACGGGATTGAGGGTGTGTCAAGTTTGGATCTTTCATTGCAAACCAAAGCTCTAGCCACTGCTTTTTACAAGGACTTTGTGCTAAATGCATTTTCCATCACAAGCGGTTCCATTTTGGTTCAGGTGGGACCAGCCAATCTACAACATGGCATGACCGATGCAATTGCGAATGGAATTGAGGTGATGAAGATGAGCAACAACGCAGACAGCTTGGATGGTTTTTTCTCTGTTGATGGCAAATACAAAGGGCCAAGTTCACCAACCAAGGCAATCAAAATCTTTGCATGCGTTGGAATAGCTTTGGCTGTGACAACAATGTTGTTGCTAGCAATGATTTGTATAAGGTGGAAAAAGAGGCCTCAAGATTGGGAAACGCATAACAGGTTCTCATCATGGCTCCTCCCTTTCCATTCAGCTAGAATGGTTTCAAGCAAAAGCAGTTTTCGAAGCTCAAATGCATTCAGTTCCCACAAGAGCAATAAGCATGGCCATGGTGTTTCCCAAAAAGGGCGTGAAAGGTTCTTCCCCTTCAGTGAAATGCTCCAAGCCACCAATAATTTCGATGAGAAGAAAGTGATAGGCATTGGAGGATTCGGGAAAGTGTATCTTGGAACGTTGGAAGATGGGACAAAGGTTGCTATAAAACGAGGAAGTGGTAGCTCAGAACAAGGCATCAATGAGTTCAGAACAGAACTAGAAATGCTCTCAAAGCTTCGCCATCGCCACCTAGTCTCTTTGATGGGTTTCTGTGATGAAAATTCAGAGATGGTTCTTGTGTATGAGTACATGGCTAATGGCCCCTTTCGTTCTCACCTCTATGGCTCCAACCTCcctcttttgtcatgggaaaaGAGGCTTGAAATATGCATTGGTGCTGCTCGTGGCTTGCACTATCTCCACACTGGTGCAGCTCAAAGCATCACACACCGTGATGTGAAGACAACAAACATCCTCTTAGATGAGAACTATGTTGCCAAGGTTTCTGACTTCGGTTTGTCAAAAGCTGTCCCAGAGAAGGCTCAAGTTAGCACAGCTGTGAAGGGTAGTTTGGGGTACCTTGACCCTGAGTATTATAGGACCCAACAACTAACTCAGAAATCTGATATATACTCTTTTGGGGTAGTCCTAATTGAGGTACTTTGTGCTAGGCCAGTTATTTGCCCTACACTTCCAAGAGAGGAGATTAACTTGGCTGATTGGGCAATGGCACAACATAGAAGACGAGTGCTTAATGAAGTAATTGATCCTCGTATTATCAAGAGTATTAGTCCTCAATCCTTAAATGTTTTTGTGCAAATTGCTGAGAGATGTTTATCTGATTCTGGTGTTGATAGGCCTAGTGTGGGGGATGTGTTGTGGCATTTGGAATATGCTTTGCGCCTACAAGATGATGCCACAAGGATTAAAGAACttgatgaaaaaattgaaagtatAGTCACAAATGAatgtaatgataatgataatgtaGCAGGTCACTCGGGTGATCCAGCAAGTGATGTGTCTAATAGCACAGATGCTAATTCTGCTTTGTTTTCTCAGATAGCCAACTTTCAAGGAAGGTAAAGTTAGATTAGATAGAAATTAATTACAAACAGGTTCAAAGGCAAAGTGACTAAAGGAGTTGGATTAGTTGCGCCACACTTCCTTGCGGCTAATATTCAGTTCTGAAGTTTATGATATGGATCAACCTCTAGGCATGGTCATGATGCAATATGCAAACCAAAATTGGATtagctttgatttttatgtataaaaaaaaaagcctacTCTGCTGTTTTCTCCCTATTTTCATAATTGATCATAGTTTGGGAAAAATCAATAGGGTAAGAAAAATTGTATCTCAAGCGTGTTTTgagtatttataggaaaaagttAGCAGGGATATACGAAGTATTTTACCTTATCTGGTGTCTCCAAATTCGAGTTTGTACTTCTTGTTTCTAACATAATAAGTATTTCATTCTTCCACTTGAGTTAATGGATccacttttaaaataatgtagtTTCGTCATCTTTTGCataaactttttcataaatatttataggaagaaaaattaatatgagagaatttttataaattaatttaatcataagttaaaactttaaattataaaaaaagtttattatgtttttgttattttttttattctataagtGCTTATAGTAAAGTTTATCTAAATACAACCTTACTGAAAATATCGCAATAGAAGAATAAggattaaaagtttaaaatcaatggattttttatataaaatatttggatTAAACTTCTAAGTATAATGAAGCTCTAACTTTCCCTCTAGGTTTGATGCTAACCCTTTTTGTATAGATTCAAACTAAACGATTCCTTAGTGCCtcatatcattatttttagCGGACAGCAATTTTAGGTCTGAAAGAAATGTTAAACTATGCATAATTtgtattcaaaaaatatatttttttcaaaaaaaaattcttcttaaaattttgaaagaaagagaacattaaaattttctaaagcCCAGACCCATAAGTCCATAGGAGAGCCTAGCATGGTTATGGTCCAAATCTAATACAAGGCCATCAAATTAATCCATCTAGAGCAGGCCGTTAAATTTTCTGACAAGGCATTCCTACATGGGAAGTGAAGTCCGCGCggcaaaaacaaatttttaatgtgtataatatgaagaacaaaaagaagaggaagaagacggCCTCACTAAGACTAGCATTCAGAATTAGAAAATTAGGGATTGAATTAGAAATATTagagataaaattatattttaataaaatattaaattaaaaattaaaatgcaaaaaatataaaaattgttataagATCCTTAGGTTtaagttgcaaaaaaaaaattaatttgattgattaagGTGATTATACATAAAACATA
This region of Glycine soja cultivar W05 chromosome 17, ASM419377v2, whole genome shotgun sequence genomic DNA includes:
- the LOC114393531 gene encoding probable receptor-like protein kinase At5g61350 yields the protein MEVENKVIIVKLSNFVSSLSLILHLFLFTLAKCDSSFSPNVNYLIDCGSSHPTQLKDGRIFKSDRETTSLLSTTEDLHISVNSNLSPSIPSLSLPLYQTARVFQEESTYSFYISKSGRLWIRLYFFPLPDPSFNLTSAVFSVQTNHHVLLHEFSAWNNDSPVFKEYLVNVSDSIFSLEFKPKKNSFAFINAIEVVSAPDTLISDSATALSPLGEFKGLLNSALEVSYRINVGGPVITPDNDTLSRTWETDGSYNIFPQGSVNVSVSNKSIKYPRTGILTPLIAPNSVYASAVHMKDARVMEPNFNLSWVVNVESGYSYLIRIHFCDIVSKSLNRLYFNVYINGIEGVSSLDLSLQTKALATAFYKDFVLNAFSITSGSILVQVGPANLQHGMTDAIANGIEVMKMSNNADSLDGFFSVDGKYKGPSSPTKAIKIFACVGIALAVTTMLLLAMICIRWKKRPQDWETHNRFSSWLLPFHSARMVSSKSSFRSSNAFSSHKSNKHGHGVSQKGRERFFPFSEMLQATNNFDEKKVIGIGGFGKVYLGTLEDGTKVAIKRGSGSSEQGINEFRTELEMLSKLRHRHLVSLMGFCDENSEMVLVYEYMANGPFRSHLYGSNLPLLSWEKRLEICIGAARGLHYLHTGAAQSITHRDVKTTNILLDENYVAKVSDFGLSKAVPEKAQVSTAVKGSLGYLDPEYYRTQQLTQKSDIYSFGVVLIEVLCARPVICPTLPREEINLADWAMAQHRRRVLNEVIDPRIIKSISPQSLNVFVQIAERCLSDSGVDRPSVGDVLWHLEYALRLQDDATRIKELDEKIESIVTNECNDNDNVAGHSGDPASDVSNSTDANSALFSQIANFQGR